The DNA window aaCCTGGCAAGGCACATGTTGGTTCATACGGATGACTGGCCCTACAAGTGTACTGTGTGTGGCAAAGGTTATACTCACAAATGTAAGCTGGACAAACACATGCTCGTTCATACGGTGGATGAGTCGTTCAAATGCCCTGTATGTAGCAAATATTTTGTGCGTAAGGCTTATCTAACCAAGCATATGGCAGCTGAGACATGTGTGGCAAAGGATACATTACCGAGTGTTGATTGAAGAAGCGCAAACATATTCCTACCACTGAGTGATATCTGATACGGAGTTCTCATTTACACTAACCGTGATATTTGTGAATTTATGgatatttcaacaattttaagaaaaaaacgaaacgaaagcaatgaaattgaaagactgataggtattctagagcgaatcagttataagctcatacggACATGCTCGAAAGGAAGGTTTTATTAGCATTAATTTTGCcgaaaatttgcaacaaaatcgattcagtagaaccacagataacagacgtttaggctcgatttgaaacgtgtgtaaatacccgctactgaaactCCGAATAAATGAGACgtttgaaacacgtttggcaaacgtttgcaggtGGCGCAGTGATCTATGCAATACAGCtggagtgcagctgtcaaacatgtgtagcaaacagttgcgtagatggcaatagtgaaacacggatttccaacggttatcaatttgaaagtttacacaggtttttgaagaaattttcttctagcctaaatgtctgttatctgtggtagaaccaaatacaaattacacatttgtatttggtagaaccttgcggcaatcaGAACGTAGTAACAACAAAATGTAGTCTTAAGAATTTTCTTTTAacatattttgtaaaataaaatacGGCGCAAATGCCTTGTGAAATAAATGTTAtgcataaaaaactttttttttcaaaatttgatcCAATCCCAATCTCAATATTAAATCAGCTTCTGATTAGTCGTTTTGTCAAGTGTTTATAGTTCAGCTTTAACGCCGATATCCTTACCCACgcttaacttttgaaccaggttTAACGACGCGTTTTTAGGAAACTTCTCATCTATTGTCCACCTGCATCTTTTATGAATATGCTGAACAAATCGTTGCTTattacttgaaaatattcaaacctTTCAGAGTTATGGTGAAATATTACAACCCAaaacattttcgacaaaacTTTATAATTGTTGTATTTTCGTAGGTAATTTGAGCGTTCAAATAACTTTCGTTCCAAAAAGCGATCAGtcataatgcagaataaggctgattAACAACGCAACAATATATGGGCAAGGAAAATTCTGATTGTTTTCTTGCTAGTGCACCGTATAGCTATGCATCCACGTCCTTCTCATTCAACTAGCGAACGATGAATGAAGCACTTATCATAAACATGCGTGCGGGACTTCTAAACTTCCCACCATTCGATTAGGTCTCTTCGATGCACCCTATTGACGGTTATGCCTGAAATAGACTATCAAAGTTCGGAGTTTCCGCGTTACTTTCAAAAGTTTTTGCGTCATTCATAGAAATCATACATACTTCGAAATTTAATgcaaaattgatcaaaacttttccaatagggatctttaatttggaaaaattgtgtcaatttttcatatgtattgatagcggctgtccttacgagtacacgcATAACattttaaaccttaattattgttttctgatttttaaatttaaaagaaccaaattaaattcagccAACAAATTGAcggttgtcctactaaatgacgtatctgcaaatatctcgttcgcctcattgttaaccgggatagtaccccacacagcatgatctggtacttttgcaaaccggtagcagcctgccatcccaagtttcgtatgcaaactatggtagatctgatgagGCAACCTAGAGTCGTGCAAATCGCATGGGTTTGggtgtgttattgtcctaaaaagaaacaaactacaaaatgtttttttttcaatagtttcgtgcttaaaagtagaaaaaaaaatgtgatttttacTCACGGTACcaatctgcatcagaaaatgccttaacccgcacacccctaaagatccctattgattagcgcaaatataatgtaattccgttcagtacaatgaAAGCTACAAACGTTCATAAACTTGTGGTTGTGAAGAGCTGTCCTAcgaaaaagcatctgaatgtcaaaatttcatgccaaatttactttgacaatctattgAACAATCATTTgcactactaacgtcttctttggagagttttggacatttgtcagtcggcccaactagcgaatcaaattcgttagttggacagagccTGTGGCCCAgtcagcgaatcacgactgtagtgtTAAGCAAGTAAACAAACCATCCGAAGCCTCGAACAGCAAACAGTGACCAGAATCCAGGTAAGTAAACTGTTCGACCAGATGCTGATGAACCTCGATGGATGTGCATCGATTCGATTCGAAGCGATATCCGATTTCAAACAAATTGCGTTGCTCAAATATTTCGCGGATAGGTTCCCGAAACAGATTTAATTCATATAAGACTTGGCAAGGAATTTGTTCTTGTGGCAAGAAAACCAGCATTTTCGTGACATCGTCCATCGACTATACGCAAGTAAAGGAAGTGCCTCATCAAACGTATGTTACCCTTCATTAAGTGCCATGATTGGCGGCTCCGTTTTGGACAGACTTAACCAGCTACCATTACAGTAAGGATTGTGAATGATATGCGACAATGGAGTCCAGTTCATTCCAAATGAGCAGAATCCACCAAATTGTCCCCAGCCTCGTCCAATAACGAAATATTTGACGATGATGAAGCGGATGAGGAGCGCATTCTTCAGTGAGATCGGTTGTATGAAGAATTGGTGGAATCGACAGGTGTGTGCCGGATGAAGAGCGACATCAACAGAAACGTGCACGAATTCCGTCAAAATACAGACGAATGATTTGTTTTAGTTGTTTTTgcaaaataacattttattacttTTGTTTCGTCCTTAAAAAATAATTCGATTAGATTGGAATAAAGGTTAAGTTGGTTGAAGGCTTTGAAAATTTCTCTTTCGTGAACAGATATATGGACGATACGCCTACTATGCAAGAAAAAGATGTGCGATAAACTGTTTATCGTGAAAGCGAGCGCCAATTTCAAACTCTGGTTGCAATAAAAATCAAAGTCTTTCGGCCACAACTGCAGATTCTCTGCTATGTCAACAACTTACCACGAAATCcgttacagtcgtgattcgctggttgaacatttttaattagaccgctttttagttggacctccgctagttggaccattgtccaactaaaaatcatctgaatgtcaaaatcttaaaaaatttaataaatcaaatttggagagtttttgacatctgtcagtcggtccaactaacgaatcaaattcgttagttggacagaggtgtggcccaaccagcgaatcacgatattatccgcaaaaacaaatttatatTTCTTAAGAACATCTCAGCGCCTCCTGGCAACATAAAACTTCTGTCCCGGAAGCTATTTGAAAACCAACTGACCGATTGGAGTGAAAGTTAGAGTATACATTTATTTTGAACAAAATGATCAATGGACATGTTAGGAGACATATGTTTTtctaccatttaattccactatgtagaaaaacatatgtaaagtGCGGTCATTTCGCTAGGACCTTCGTTCGTGTATAGGATGTTAGGAGAGATTCTTCCTTCTAATTACTCAAATATCTGGACCCTAGATCACTCCTAGATAGCGACCCATCAACACATGGATCTGAACCAAtagctttacttcccttccgaaggactACAGATTCTTTCACCACACAAAAATCTCAACGATCTCTGCTGAGATTGACTCCAGACCGGCGGGGGTAAGCGCCGTTCACGCTTACCTCTCAACCACAGACGTCGTCAGGAaaagattaataaaataaaaacgctGTCGAGAACTGAATTCGCGCCGAATCCACGCAATGCGTCAAATTGAGAACATAAAACCTCGATAAATATATGATTAGTGCTCAAAAGCCAACTggtaaaattcactttgaaggaaaattacagaggaatcATTCATCGTCCAGCACAGCCGTTTGAtagcaaacaaaagagaaaagttttctctttcgttgacTGCTATGCACCATGCCGTGGTAATAACGGTTTCTCCAGAATTTgtcctcaaagtgaattttgatatttggattttgagcacccaatcatatgtttgtcgagaaacgcTTCAAATCCGGGCAACCGTTACAACCCTGCAAATGGTCACACCTTCTTATTTTACCATCTTGATAGTAAGTGACGTTTCACTTCTTGTTGATGTTTACCGTGTTTCAGTTAAGAGCAGTATTTTAatgtaaaagttttaaaagagTATAACTATTGAGAATACTGCAAAACTGCATCAGAAATGTAACATACATTAAAATGAATACAGAAGAGGCGCTGCAGTGTAAGCTAGAGTTCGAAGACTTCAAGCTAACAGAAGTTCAGTGTTTTAATGATGATCAAATATTCGTCGATGTTGCTGCAAGTAAACCAAACGATAGTGAAATTAGCAATTTCGATTATTTAAATGCTGATTGTGGCACAGGAGATAAGAGTACTCGACTTTTGGAAAGTACAGACACCGAGCATCTACCGCTCGATTGCGAAAACTACAATGCATCTAATCAAACGTGAGTTTTTTATGTGTTGTTGCTGGCTAATGTTATACTGATATTTCGATTTTAGTTATcgcttaaggttcaactgagaatgcCATAAAAAGCGTCCATCTTTTAAAacgaaaacagtttttttttcgctgcCCTTTACacgatcttcatgaaaatcataAATTCGGCGCATAGATGAATTGATTTATTTTAATGAAAACTTCCTCAGTTGAACATTGATGAACTGCGATAACGAAAGCGCCGTTATCAGTTTGCTAACGATACTCATATTTTCAGCGAAGAGCATCTTACAACTTCCTCCACAAGAGATGACACTCTAAACAGTTTGCAGGAAGCATCTCCCATCGCCAATCGGAGCGATTCTACGCGACCACACGACTGCGAGGTTTGTGGTAGGCGATTCATCGATAAGTTGAAACTGGTCGAGCACATCCGGGTACATAGCAGTGAACGGCCATTCAGCTGTGATGTCTGTGGTAAGGCATTCGCTAGCGAACAACCTATGCAGCGCCATCGGTACATTCACACCGCTAACTTCAAGTGCACCGTGTGTGGCAAAGCTTTTGTCCACAAATCTAACCTATCCAAACACCACCTTCTTCATATGGATGAGCGGCCGCATAATTGCAAAGTATGTAAGAAAAGATTTACACTGAAACACAAGCTGACCTTACACATGCGCGTTCATAAGAATGAGCGGTCTTACAAGTGCACTGTATGTGACAAAGCTTTTAACAATCAAAATGACCTGACGATACATATGTTGACTCATACGGGTGACTGGCCTTACAGGTGTACCGTATGTAGCAAAGGCTTTAGTCACAAATGTGCGCTGGATAAACACATGTCCGTTCATACGGATGAGTGGCCGCACAAGTGCACTGTGTGTGGCAGAGGTTTTACTTACCAATATAAGCTGGATGAACACATGTTCGTTCACACAACCGAGCGACCCTACAAGTGCGCCGAGTGTAACAAAGGTTTCATCCTGAAAAATAGGCTGACAAAACACATGCTCCTCCATACGGGTAAGAGATATCACAAGTGCACCGTGTGTGGCAAAAGTTTTGTCTACAAGTATCATCTGACCTCACACATGATAGTTCATAGGGACGAGCGGGCTCACAGGTGTGCTGTTTGTGACAAAGGTTTTAACTATCCAGTTGCCCTGATAAGAC is part of the Topomyia yanbarensis strain Yona2022 chromosome 1, ASM3024719v1, whole genome shotgun sequence genome and encodes:
- the LOC131691449 gene encoding zinc finger protein OZF-like — translated: MNTEEALQCKLEFEDFKLTEVQCFNDDQIFVDVAASKPNDSEISNFDYLNADCGTGDKSTRLLESTDTEHLPLDCENYNASNQTEEHLTTSSTRDDTLNSLQEASPIANRSDSTRPHDCEVCGRRFIDKLKLVEHIRVHSSERPFSCDVCGKAFASEQPMQRHRYIHTANFKCTVCGKAFVHKSNLSKHHLLHMDERPHNCKVCKKRFTLKHKLTLHMRVHKNERSYKCTVCDKAFNNQNDLTIHMLTHTGDWPYRCTVCSKGFSHKCALDKHMSVHTDEWPHKCTVCGRGFTYQYKLDEHMFVHTTERPYKCAECNKGFILKNRLTKHMLLHTGKRYHKCTVCGKSFVYKYHLTSHMIVHRDERAHRCAVCDKGFNYPVALIRHMYIHTGDWPYKCTVCNQGYTNEYKLDKHMLVHTSESTLKCPVCDKCYVRKARLKEHMSSGLCAAKNTL